In a single window of the Populus alba chromosome 16, ASM523922v2, whole genome shotgun sequence genome:
- the LOC118037454 gene encoding uncharacterized protein → MKHSCLNSKMALCNLFHGILLLCMSFSSETAIAATFSNVSDRLALLDFRGLITKDPHKIMSSWNDSIHFCNWIGVSCSSSNGRVVTLNLESQSLVGSIPPSVGNLTYLTGINLRNNSFHGELPEELGRLSRLQHINVTFNSFGGKIPANLTYCTELTVFSVAVNKLTGEIPHQLSSLTKLVILDFGGNQFTGSIPSWIGNFSSLFALSLPLNNLRGSIPNELGQLTGLGYFQVYGNYLFGTIPTSIFNISSIYYFSVAQNRLHGQFPPNLGVTLPALEIFSGGANYFTGHIPVSLSNASALQILDFSRNGLTGNIPKNLGSLTSLVRLYFDLNNLGNGEVDGLNFLSSLANCTNLEVLGLSENNFGGELHNSIGNLSTQLKILTLGSNLIHGNIPAEIENLVNLSLLGLEGNYLTANVPDLIGKLKKLEGLHLNVNRFSGSIPSALGNLTRLTRLFLEENRFEGNIPSSLGNCTSLQNLNLSSNNLNGTIPEEVLGLSSLSISLVMSNNSLTGSLSLKVGNLHNLMELDISGNKLSGTIPSTLGTCISLERLHLEGNKFEGPIPESLETLRGLEELDLSENNLTGRVPQFLGRFSGLRHLNLSHNNLEGEVSRDGIFANASAFSVVGNDKLCGGIRELHLPLCSRKKPREPPSFKVVIPATIAAVFISVLLCSLSIFCIRRKLQRNSNKPPPEEQQVGISYSELIKSTNGFAAENLIGSGSFGSVYKGILSGEGRIVAIKIMNLLQKGGSKSFIDECNALRSIRHRNLLKIITACSTVDHQGNDFKGLVFEFMSNGNLDQWLHPTTEQQYRTKKLSFTQRLNIAVDVASALDYLHNHCETTIVHCDLKPSNVLLDDDMTAHVGDFGLAKFLSEASKNPSITQTISAALKGSIGYIPPEYGMRGEVSVLGDIYSYGILLLEMFTAKRPTDDMFEGDLNIHKFADMAFPGNVMAIVDPSMLAEEEIYENEINEHGIEERAIIHDNDFQVNRTSNIEECLVSLMEIGLSCSNKSPGKRMAMNIVVNKLQVIRDSFFRSINRLGKNVAVDFK, encoded by the exons GAATTCTCCTTTTATGCATGAGCTTCAGCTCGGAAACTGCTATAGCAGCTACATTTTCAAATGTGTCCGATCGACTTGCTTTACTAGACTTCAGGGGACTGATAACTAAAGATCCACACAAAATCATGAGTTCATGGAATGATTCAATCCATTTCTGCAATTGGATTGGTGTTTCATGCAGTTCATCTAATGGAAGAGTTGTAACTTTGAACCTGGAGTCTCAGAGTTTGGTTGGCTCTATACCGCCTTCTGTAGGAAATCTTACATATCTGACAGGCATCAACCTGCGAAACAACAGCTTCCATGGTGAACTTCCTGAAGAGCTGGGTCGTCTATCGCGCTTGCAGCATATCAACGTCACCTTCAATTCCTTTGGTGGGAAGATTCCCGCTAATCTCACTTACTGCACAGAACTTACTGTATTTAGTGTTGCTGTCAACAAGCTTACCGGGGAGATTCCACACCAGCTTAGTTCATTGACAAAGTTGGTCATCCTGGATTTTGGAGGTAATCAATTTACAGGAAGCATCCCATCTTGGATAGGgaacttttcttctctctttgctCTGTCACTTCCACTGAATAATCTACGAGGAAGCATACCAAATGAACTTGGCCAGCTAACTGGATTGGGTTATTTTCAAGTTTATGGCAATTATTTGTTTGGTACGATTCCaacttcaatttttaatatttcttctatATACTACTTCTCTGTTGCTCAAAACCGGCTGCACGGGCAGTTTCCCCCCAATTTAGGTGTGACTCTTCCTGCCTTGGAAATATTTTCTGGGGGTGCTAACTATTTTACAGGACACATACCTGTATCACTGTCAAATGCTTCTGCACTTCagattcttgatttttctagaaatGGTCTCACTGGAAATATTCCGAAAAATCTAGGAAGCTTGACAAGTTTGGTTAGACTCTATTTTGATCTAAACAACCTAGGAAACGGGGAAGTGGATGGTTTGAATTTTCTTAGTTCTTTGGCCAACTGCACCAACCTAGAGGTGTTAGGTCTTTCAGAAAATAATTTCGGAGGAGAATTGCATAACTCCATAGGGAACCTTTCAACCcagttaaaaattttaactttagGATCTAATCTGATCCATGGAAACATCCCTGCTGAGATTGAGAACCTAGTTAACTTGAGCCTCCTGGGATTGGAAGGTAACTACCTGACTGCCAATGTTCCTGATCTTATCGGGAAGCTGAAGAAATTAGAGGGTTTGCATTTGAATGTCAATAGATTCTCTGGATCAATCCCATCAGCCCTTGGTAACTTGACCAGATTGACTAGGCTCTTCTTGGAGGAAAACAGATTCGAAGGAAACATACCTTCAAGTCTCGGAAACTGCACAAGTCTGCAAAATCTGAATCTTTCGAGCAACAATCTGAACGGAACCATACCCGAAGAGGTTCTTGGTCTTTCATCTCTCTCAATTTCTTTGGTTATGTCTAATAATTCCTTGACTGGTTCCCTATCATTAAAAGTAGGTAACCTACACAATCTCATGGAGTTGGACATATCAGGAAACAAATTGTCAGGTACAATTCCTAGTACACTCGGCACTTGTATCAGTTTAGAACGCCTTCATTTAGAGGGGAACAAGTTTGAAGGGCCGATTCCAGAATCTTTGGAAACTTTGAGAGGTTTGGAAGAACTAGATCTGtcagaaaataatttaactggGAGGGTCCCTCAATTTCTCGGAAGGTTTTCAGGTCTCAGGCATCTGAATCTTTCTCATAATAATTTAGAGGGGGAAGTGTCAAGAGATGGTATATTTGCAAATGCAAGTGCCTTCTCAGTAGTTGGGAATGATAAGCTCTGTGGAGGTATCCGAGAATTGCATTTACCTCTATGCTCCAGGAAAAAACCCAGAGAACCTCCTTCCTTCAAGGTAGTAATACCAGCAACAATTGCAGCAGTATTCATTTCTGTTCTATTGTGCTCTCTGTCAATTTTTTGTATCAGAAGAAAGTTACAAAGGAATTCCAACAAACCTCCCCCTGAGGAGCAGCAAGTAGGTATTTCATACTCGGAACTCATAAAATCAACCAATGGATTCGCTGCTGAAAACTTGATTGGTTCTGGAAGTTTTGGATCTGTATACAAAGGAATTCTTTCTGGTGAGGGAAGAATTGTTGCGATTAAGATTATGAACCTTCTTCAGAAAGGTGGTTCAAAAAGTTTCATTGATGAATGTAATGCTTTAAGAAGCATAAGGCATCGTAATCTCCTGAAGATCATCACTGCTTGCTCGACCGTTGATCATCAAGGTAATGATTTCAAAGGTCTTGTTTTTGAGTTCATGTCTAATGGCAATCTAGACCAGTGGCTACATCCAACAACTGAACAGCAATATCGAACCAAGAAATTGAGCTTTACTCAAAGACTGAATATTGCCGTTGATGTTGCTTCTGCATTGGATTATCTCCACAACCATTGTGAAACCACAATCGTTCATTGTGATTTAAAGCCAAGCAACGTGCTCCTTGATGACGATATGACAGCCCACGTTGGTGACTTTGGATTAGCTAAATTCCTCTCTGAAGCATCCAAGAATCCCTCCATAACTCAAACAATTTCTGCAGCTTTAAAGGGTTCAATTGGCTACATCCCTCCAG AGTATGGGATGAGAGGCGAAGTTTCTGTACTTGGAGATATTTACAGCTATGGAATACTACTGCTAGAGATGTTCACAGCAAAAAGACCTACCGATGACATGTTCGAAGGTGATCTAAATATTCACAAGTTTGCTGATATGGCTTTCCCTGGCAATGTCATGGCTATCGTTGACCCATCGATGCTAGCTGAAGAAGAGATTTATGAGAATGAGATAAATGAACATGGCATAGAAGAAAGAGCAATAATCCACGATAATGATTTTCAAGTCAACAGGACAAGCAACATTGAGGAATGCCTGGTGTCTCTTATGGAAATCGGACTCTCATGCTCCAACAAATCACCTGGGAAACGGATGGCGATGAACATAGTTGTGAATAAATTGCAAGTAATAAGAGATTCATTCTTTAGATCTATTAACAGGTTAGGTAAGAATGTTGCTGTAGATTTTAAATGA